ACTCCTTGAAGAAGTCGAAGAACTGATATGGATAAACCCTGTTAATCGGCGCTTCAATCAGGGCTGATAAAAAGTGAAGCCTTATTTCCATTCGTGCTCAATAGTCGTCCATATAAATCAAAATGGGGAACCGTTCTAGCCTACTTTTACGTGAGGAGGAAATTGCTCAAATACAAGAAGCTACTGGATGTGAGTACATATTTTATGTCAATTATGTGTTTCTATAAATTTGTTTCCTTTCTGATTAGATAGAGTAATATTTGCTACTTTTTAGTTACTCCCAATCAAATAGAACGACTGTACAGTCGCTTTACCAGCTTAGATCGTGGAGATTGCGGTACTCTCAGCAGAGAAGATTTTTTGAGGATTCCTGAATTGGCTATAAATCCTCTTGGAGACAGGATTGTTAATGCATTTTTTGAAGAAAGCAGTAGTGATAGAGTCAATTTTCTTCAATTTATGCAAGTCCTTGCACACTTTAGACCTATCAAGAAGAATGTTCCAAACACTTTGAATTCCAGAGAAGAAAAACTAAGATGTGTGTATTGTCTTGAGAATTTTGAGATCATATGACTGATATGGTATGTGctcattcaaattttatttgttacaGTTGCCTTTAAAATGTATGATTTGGACAATGATGATATGATATCTAAAGATGAACTCTTGGCCATATTGCACATGATGGTTGGTGCTAATATAAGGTGAGtgttaatttttgtttgtactGTATTATTTAATAGCCAACAATTCATTAAAAACTGATTTTCACATCCTTTCTTTTAAAGTGAAGAGCAGCTTTCAAGTATAGCAGAACGAACACTTTCTGAAGCTGATGTTGATGGCGATAACATGATTAATTTTGATGAATTTTGCAAAGCACTAGAGCGAACTGATGTTGAACAAAAAATGTCAATAAGGTTTCTTAGTTAAATTTGTGATTCTTCTATAAGATAGCACAAaatctaatatttaatatagCCTGACATAAATTATGGGAGTGGGAAATATTTTTGACTTTTGAAGCAgctaatatttattttggtGTTGagcattaaaaatgtaaaaacagtTTGTATTATATTTAGAGATAGAAACTGTGCATAATGTATATTTTCTActagaatttgaattttttttaattttaattttaaataa
The sequence above is drawn from the Nasonia vitripennis strain AsymCx chromosome 4, Nvit_psr_1.1, whole genome shotgun sequence genome and encodes:
- the LOC100114827 gene encoding calcineurin B homologous protein 1, which translates into the protein MGNRSSLLLREEEIAQIQEATGFTPNQIERLYSRFTSLDRGDCGTLSREDFLRIPELAINPLGDRIVNAFFEESSSDRVNFLQFMQVLAHFRPIKKNVPNTLNSREEKLRFAFKMYDLDNDDMISKDELLAILHMMVGANISEEQLSSIAERTLSEADVDGDNMINFDEFCKALERTDVEQKMSIRFLS